Proteins encoded by one window of Microbacterium testaceum:
- a CDS encoding MFS transporter, whose translation MTTSAHPGTGTAPVPIRPGASAEVPTWRYLGFLLGPGAGTFAFNAVTVILPTLRERFGAGDVALELVIAGYGIPFAVLLILGGRLGDRFGRHRLYVVGMGLFLISAIACALAPSIETLIAARIVQGVGAALCTPQVLATIQATSQGAARTRAIAAFGASGGIGAAVGQVAGGALAALSFGPVEGWRAVFVVVALIAVAAISLAPLAPRSRAHEVVAIDLVGTAALGLGILAVSVALTFGPVWNWSWPVAVALVVAAVSLGAMWMHQNAIERSGRVPLLPPSVLRLRPLQLGLAAAALFFAGYSALLYVFPRAVEAGGLSSLEAGMALLPFAVVFAAMSLAVARIQAKIGDSTLVLGVSMQIVALVGMAVTLVFGWGHDIGLWLQPALVVLGVGQALIFSPLTQLVVREVPVEAAGLSGGMFSTAQQLALSFGVIVIGGIVTLTGVAGRTELLAGLALDIVLAVAVLALAVALRARSRSAAR comes from the coding sequence ATGACGACTTCCGCACACCCCGGCACCGGGACCGCTCCGGTGCCCATCCGCCCCGGCGCCTCCGCCGAGGTGCCCACGTGGCGCTACCTCGGATTCCTCCTGGGGCCCGGGGCGGGTACCTTCGCCTTCAACGCGGTGACCGTGATCCTGCCAACTCTCCGTGAGCGGTTCGGGGCGGGGGACGTCGCCCTCGAGCTCGTGATCGCGGGGTACGGCATCCCGTTCGCCGTGCTCCTCATCCTGGGCGGCCGACTGGGCGATCGCTTCGGGCGGCACCGTCTCTACGTCGTCGGGATGGGGCTCTTCCTCATCTCGGCGATCGCCTGCGCCCTCGCACCGTCGATCGAGACGCTCATCGCCGCCCGGATCGTGCAGGGAGTCGGAGCGGCGCTCTGCACACCCCAGGTGCTCGCGACGATCCAGGCGACATCGCAGGGCGCGGCGCGCACCCGCGCGATCGCCGCGTTCGGGGCGAGCGGCGGCATCGGCGCCGCCGTCGGCCAGGTCGCGGGAGGGGCACTGGCAGCCTTGTCGTTCGGGCCGGTCGAGGGATGGCGCGCGGTCTTCGTGGTCGTCGCGCTCATCGCCGTCGCCGCGATCTCGCTCGCCCCTCTGGCACCGCGCTCCCGCGCGCACGAGGTCGTCGCGATCGACCTGGTGGGCACGGCGGCGCTCGGCCTCGGCATCCTGGCTGTCTCGGTGGCGCTGACCTTCGGTCCGGTCTGGAACTGGTCGTGGCCCGTGGCGGTCGCGCTGGTCGTCGCGGCGGTGTCTCTGGGGGCGATGTGGATGCACCAGAACGCGATCGAACGCTCGGGCCGGGTCCCCCTGCTGCCGCCCAGCGTGCTGCGACTGCGGCCCCTGCAGTTGGGCCTGGCCGCCGCGGCGCTCTTCTTCGCCGGGTACTCGGCCCTGCTCTACGTCTTCCCGCGCGCGGTCGAGGCCGGAGGGCTGTCGTCACTCGAGGCCGGGATGGCTCTCTTGCCGTTCGCCGTCGTGTTCGCCGCGATGTCGCTGGCCGTCGCTCGCATCCAGGCCAAGATCGGGGACTCGACCCTCGTGCTCGGCGTCTCGATGCAGATCGTCGCGCTCGTCGGAATGGCGGTGACGCTCGTCTTCGGGTGGGGGCACGACATCGGCCTGTGGCTGCAGCCCGCTCTCGTCGTGCTCGGGGTGGGGCAGGCGCTCATCTTCTCGCCGCTCACCCAGCTCGTGGTGCGCGAGGTGCCCGTCGAGGCTGCCGGCCTGTCGGGCGGGATGTTCAGCACCGCGCAGCAGCTCGCCCTCTCGTTCGGTGTGATCGTCATCGGAGGGATCGTGACGCTCACCGGCGTCGCCGGCCGCACCGAGCTGCTCGCGGGGCTCGCCCTCGACATCGTGCTGGCGGTGGCCGTGCTCGCTCTCGCCGTAGCCCTGCGCGCGCGGAGCCGGTCGGCGGCGCGGTGA
- a CDS encoding SGNH/GDSL hydrolase family protein, with the protein MTLTAASVVALAGAGAVGLRTLISRQAAIARRRIGKPLGEQALDADRVWRRKKHPGKPVELLVLGDSIAAGLGAGHRRDTLGARLAKGIAREAGRPVRLRTAAVVGSETSALAGQVAALPEGYRPDAAVIVVGGNDVTHRIPASRSAEQLEQVVRELRGRGVPVVVGTCPDLGTLRAIPQPLRALAARSSRQLASAQAAAVHRAGGRVVALARAVGPVFAERPDEMFSEDRFHPSALGYRRTADALLPAVLAALEPARRPGARAGDVLDRASEQNS; encoded by the coding sequence GTGACCCTGACCGCGGCGTCGGTCGTCGCGCTCGCCGGCGCCGGGGCCGTGGGGCTGCGGACCCTCATCTCCCGCCAGGCGGCGATCGCCCGGCGCCGGATCGGCAAGCCCCTCGGCGAGCAGGCGCTCGACGCCGACCGCGTCTGGCGCCGCAAGAAGCACCCGGGTAAGCCGGTCGAGCTGCTCGTGCTCGGCGACTCGATCGCCGCGGGTCTCGGCGCGGGACACCGTCGAGACACGCTCGGCGCGCGGCTGGCGAAGGGCATCGCCCGCGAGGCCGGGCGTCCGGTGCGGCTGCGGACCGCCGCGGTGGTGGGTTCGGAGACCTCGGCCCTGGCCGGTCAGGTCGCCGCGCTCCCGGAGGGGTACCGGCCGGATGCCGCGGTCATCGTCGTGGGCGGGAACGACGTGACGCACCGGATACCGGCGTCGCGTTCGGCGGAGCAGCTGGAACAGGTCGTTCGCGAGTTGCGCGGGCGCGGGGTACCCGTCGTGGTCGGCACGTGTCCCGACCTCGGGACCCTCCGAGCGATCCCGCAGCCGCTGCGCGCTCTCGCGGCCCGCTCGTCGCGGCAGCTGGCGTCGGCCCAGGCCGCGGCGGTCCACCGTGCCGGAGGCCGGGTCGTGGCCCTCGCGCGGGCGGTCGGTCCGGTGTTCGCCGAGCGACCCGACGAGATGTTCAGCGAGGACCGGTTCCACCCCAGCGCACTCGGGTACCGGCGGACGGCGGACGCGCTGCTCCCGGCGGTGCTCGCGGCTCTCGAACCGGCGCGTCGGCCCGGCGCGCGCGCCGGCGATGTGCTGGACCGCGCGAGCGAGCAGAACTCCTGA
- a CDS encoding cytochrome c oxidase assembly protein, giving the protein MASAVYLSGVRRVRRRGETWPVLRTIGFFALGLLPYAVIELGFLGVYSAELRWAFSTRLALLIFAVPAGIAAGRPLDLVPSGIRERFLASRITRVFGNAMVATVVIAAVFCLFLTPIAGILRVNPVVEASLGIVVPLVGLAMVLPMMALGAVHTGTFIAIEFLLAFVELLIDSVPGLLMRLNDNVLDLIPDATQAVSWWPSLLHDQHLAGDMIWFIAEFADVPILVILMVRWMRSDRVEAKGFDDLSDEEYDEMTRAHLRGER; this is encoded by the coding sequence GTGGCATCCGCGGTCTACCTCTCGGGCGTTCGACGCGTCCGCCGACGCGGAGAGACCTGGCCCGTGCTGCGCACGATCGGCTTCTTCGCGCTCGGGCTGCTCCCCTATGCGGTGATCGAGCTCGGCTTCCTCGGGGTGTACTCGGCAGAGCTGCGGTGGGCGTTCTCGACGCGCCTCGCCCTGCTCATCTTCGCGGTCCCCGCCGGTATCGCGGCCGGGCGCCCGCTCGACCTCGTCCCCTCGGGCATCCGGGAACGCTTCCTCGCGTCGAGGATCACGCGCGTCTTCGGCAATGCGATGGTCGCCACCGTCGTCATCGCCGCGGTCTTCTGCCTCTTCCTCACCCCGATCGCCGGCATCCTGCGCGTGAATCCGGTGGTCGAGGCGTCCCTCGGGATCGTGGTGCCCCTCGTCGGGCTCGCGATGGTGCTGCCGATGATGGCGCTCGGCGCGGTCCACACCGGCACCTTCATAGCGATCGAGTTCCTGCTCGCGTTCGTCGAGCTGCTGATCGACTCGGTGCCCGGTCTGCTGATGCGTCTGAACGACAACGTGCTGGATCTGATCCCGGATGCCACGCAGGCGGTGTCGTGGTGGCCCTCGCTGCTGCACGACCAGCACCTCGCGGGCGACATGATCTGGTTCATCGCCGAGTTCGCCGACGTGCCGATCCTCGTGATCCTCATGGTCCGGTGGATGCGCAGTGACCGGGTCGAGGCCAAGGGCTTCGACGACCTTTCGGACGAGGAGTACGACGAGATGACGCGCGCCCACCTGCGCGGAGAGCGTTGA
- a CDS encoding O-methyltransferase, with product MRTHEDVDAFLTETLIGADPAGEAALAAQHHAGLPAIEVAPVNAKFLHLLTRIAGARRVLEVGTLGGYSTIWFARAVGETGRVVTIEAEPANAEIARANLARAGVAERVEVRVGRGADVLPTLVDQEPFDLVFVDADKESNETYLDWAARLGRPGTVVVLDNVVRGGEVADADTPDGKVQGARRGVLMLGADPRFDATALQTLDRKGWDGVAVAIVVDPTAS from the coding sequence GTGCGCACCCACGAAGACGTCGACGCGTTCCTGACCGAGACCCTCATCGGGGCCGACCCCGCGGGAGAGGCCGCGCTCGCCGCCCAACACCACGCCGGGCTCCCCGCGATCGAGGTGGCTCCGGTCAACGCGAAATTCCTGCACCTGCTCACGCGGATCGCCGGCGCGCGGCGAGTGCTCGAGGTCGGCACTCTCGGTGGGTACTCGACGATCTGGTTCGCCCGGGCCGTCGGCGAGACGGGACGGGTCGTCACCATCGAGGCGGAGCCGGCGAACGCCGAGATCGCCCGCGCCAACCTCGCGCGTGCGGGAGTCGCGGAGCGGGTCGAGGTGCGCGTCGGCCGTGGAGCGGACGTGCTGCCGACCCTCGTCGACCAGGAGCCGTTCGACCTCGTCTTCGTCGACGCCGACAAGGAATCGAACGAGACCTACCTCGACTGGGCCGCGCGCCTCGGCCGACCCGGCACGGTCGTGGTGCTCGACAACGTCGTGCGCGGGGGTGAGGTCGCCGACGCCGACACGCCCGACGGCAAGGTGCAGGGCGCTCGCCGCGGCGTCCTGATGCTCGGCGCCGACCCCCGTTTCGACGCCACCGCCCTGCAGACCCTCGACCGGAAGGGGTGGGACGGGGTGGCGGTGGCGATCGTGGTGGATCCGACCGCGTCCTGA
- the eno gene encoding phosphopyruvate hydratase — protein sequence MALIEAVNAREILDSRGNPTVEVEVLLDDGIVQRAAVPSGASTGAFEAYELRDGDKSRYSGKGVLKAVAAVVDELGPAIEGVEASEQRIIDEILIETDGTENKSRTGANAILGVSLAVAKAAADSADLPLFRYLGGPNAHLLPVPLFNVINGGEHADNGIDFQEFFLAPIGAETYGESLRWGTEVYHVLKGELKSAGYNTGLGDEGGFAPDLPSNREGLDFLIRAIEKAGFTPGTDIAVGLDVAATEFYKDGVYTVEGKEWSVDTLVDYFADLVANFPIVTIEDALAEDDWDGWKKLTDAIGSKVQLVGDDLFVTNPKRLQQGIDLGVANSLLVKVNQIGTLSETLDAISLATRSGYTSMLSHRSGETEDTTIADLAVAVNAGQIKTGAPARSERVAKYNQLLRIEEDLGTAAVFAGRSAFPRFKG from the coding sequence GTGGCACTTATCGAGGCTGTCAACGCGCGCGAGATCCTGGATTCGCGCGGTAACCCGACCGTCGAGGTGGAGGTGCTCCTCGACGACGGAATCGTCCAGCGGGCGGCCGTCCCCTCCGGCGCGTCCACCGGCGCGTTCGAGGCCTACGAGCTGCGCGACGGCGACAAGAGCCGCTACAGCGGCAAGGGCGTGCTGAAGGCCGTCGCCGCGGTCGTCGACGAGCTCGGCCCCGCCATCGAGGGCGTCGAGGCCAGCGAGCAGCGCATCATCGACGAGATCCTCATCGAGACCGACGGCACCGAGAACAAGTCGCGCACCGGCGCCAACGCCATCCTCGGCGTCTCGCTCGCCGTGGCCAAGGCCGCCGCCGACAGCGCCGACCTTCCCCTCTTCCGCTACCTCGGCGGACCCAACGCGCACCTGCTGCCCGTTCCGCTGTTCAACGTCATCAACGGTGGCGAGCACGCCGACAACGGCATCGACTTCCAGGAGTTCTTCCTGGCCCCCATCGGCGCCGAAACCTACGGTGAGTCGCTGCGCTGGGGCACCGAGGTCTACCACGTCCTCAAGGGCGAGCTGAAGTCGGCCGGCTACAACACCGGCCTCGGCGACGAGGGCGGCTTCGCCCCCGACCTGCCCAGCAACCGCGAGGGTCTCGACTTCCTGATCCGCGCGATCGAGAAGGCCGGGTTCACCCCCGGCACGGACATCGCCGTCGGCCTCGACGTCGCCGCCACCGAGTTCTACAAGGACGGTGTCTACACGGTCGAGGGCAAGGAGTGGAGCGTCGACACGCTCGTCGACTACTTCGCCGACCTCGTCGCGAACTTCCCGATCGTCACGATCGAGGACGCCCTCGCCGAGGACGACTGGGACGGTTGGAAGAAGCTGACGGATGCCATCGGCTCCAAGGTCCAGCTCGTCGGCGACGACCTGTTCGTCACCAACCCGAAGCGCCTGCAGCAGGGCATCGACCTCGGCGTCGCCAACTCGCTGCTGGTCAAGGTCAACCAGATCGGCACGCTGTCCGAGACGCTCGACGCGATCTCGCTGGCCACCCGCTCGGGCTACACCTCGATGCTCTCGCACCGCTCGGGCGAGACCGAGGACACCACCATCGCCGACCTCGCCGTCGCGGTCAACGCGGGTCAGATCAAGACCGGTGCCCCCGCGCGCAGCGAGCGCGTCGCGAAGTACAACCAGCTGCTCCGCATCGAGGAAGACCTCGGCACCGCCGCGGTCTTCGCGGGCCGCTCGGCGTTCCCCCGCTTCAAGGGCTGA